The genomic region ATTAGTATTGCCATCATAAGGGGGAGTTTTCATGACGGCGAAGTCTACAAAGAGTAAGACGAACAGAAAAAAAACAGGTACGACTTCAAAAAAGTCGACTTCTAATAAAAAAACAACAAAGAAAAATACAAAAAAAACAACCAGATCTACCAGAACCGCAAAGTCCGGTAATAGTTTTCTGATGGATGAAATCCTGATATGGATAACACTTGCGGTCAGTATCATTCTTCTGATCAGTAATTTTGGTGTTGCAGGATTTTTAGGAGATGCCGTATCCGGAGTTTTGTGGGAGATATTTGGGGCCGTGGCCTATATCATTCCATTCGTTTTGTTTGGTCTGGTATCTTTTCAGGTGTCTAATAAAGGCAACCGGTATGCTTACATGAAGACAGTAATTGCAGTGCTTTTGCTGTTCCTTGCTGAAATTTTGCTGCAGCTCGTGGACGAACTTGGCGGAAAGATCGGAAAGGGACTGGCATCTGTATTAACGCCGGCAATCGGTGTAGCCGGAACATATGTTGTCACAGTGATCCTTATGATCATCTGTCTGGTGATCATTACAGGAAAGTCTGCATTAAAAGGTGTGAAGGCCGGCAGTGATAAAGCATATGCAAGGGCAAAAGAAGATGCAAAAAGACATAAAGAGCATGCAGAAGTCAGAAAACGTAAACGCATGGAACAACGTGAACAACGTGAAAAGGAACGTGCTGCGGCTGCGGCAGACAGCGGCATGCACAGGCGGAGAGACAAGCATGTGGAAGGAGTATCTTTCGATACGTCTATCGCTAAGAAATCTCCGGAAGTAAGAGAACTTCCAATCGATCCAAAGACAGCAAAAGGACCGGAGAAACCGGAATTTATCATACACCGTGCGGATCCTGAGCCGGCAGATTATGGAAAAGAAGACATGACGAATGAACCGGAAAAGAAGACTCCGGAATCTGAAAATGATCCAAAGACACAGGAAAAACCTGCAAGACGTAAGAATCCAAAGATGGGGGCGGCAGGAATGGCAGATGAAGTAGCAGATGTTGCTGCAAGCGTTGCCGCAGATTCTTTAAAGCCGAAAAAAGAGTATCAGTATCCGCCGTTATCTCTGCTTCAGAGAGGAAAACGCGGCGGAGGAGAATCAGATGCGCATTTAAGAGAGACCGCTATGAAGCTGCAGCAGACACTCGAGAACTTTGGGGTAAAAGTTACCATTACCAATGTAAGCTGTGGACCTTCGGTTACAAGATATGAATTACAGCCTGAAATGGGAGTCAAAGTCAGTAAGATCGTAGGTCTTGCCGATGATATCAAACTGAATCTTGCAGCGGCAGATATCCGTATTGAGGCTCCGATTCCGGGAAAAGCGGCAGTAGGGATTGAAGTACCGAACAAAGAAAACAGTGCAGTCATGCTCCGTGATCTTCTGGAATCGCCGGAATTTAAGAACAGTTCTTCCAAGATATCTTTCGCAGTAGGAAAGGACATCGGCGGAAAGACTGTGGTAGCAGATATTGCCAAGATGCCGCACGTACTGATCGCCGGCGCTACCGGATCTGGTAAATCCGTATGTATCAATACGTTGATCATGAGTGTCTTATATAAGGCAGACCCTAATGAAGTAAAACTGATCATGATCGATCCGAAGGTTGTAGAATTGAGTGTGTATAATGGTATTCCACACCTTCTGATTCCGGTAGTCACTGATCCGAAAAAAGCGGCAGGCGCACTGAACTGGGCAGTGGGAGAGATGTCAAGACGTTATCAGGCATTTGCCAAATATAATGTCAGAGATATGAAAGGATATAACGAAAAGATCAAAAGTCTTGGAGTCCAGACCGAAGAAGGCGATAAACTGGAGCTTATGCCACAGATCATTATTATTGTTGATGAGCTTGCGGATTTGATGATGGTAGCTCCGGGAGATGTAGAGGAAGCAATCTGCCGTCTGGCACAGCTTGCGAGAGCCGCAGGGATCCACCTGGTGCTTGCGACACAGAGACCGTCAGTTAACGTTATCACCGGACTTATCAAGGCGAATATGCCTTCGAGAATCGCATTCTCAGTATCATCCGGTGTAGATTCCCGGACGATTATAGATATGAACGGTGCAGAGAAGCTTCTGGGAAAAGGAGATATGCTTTTTTATCCGTCAGGATATCAGAAACCGGCCAGAGTACAGGGATCATTTGTTACAGATAAGGAAGTACAGCAGGTAGTAGAATATCTGCGTGAACATAACGGCGATGTTACATACAATCAGGATATAGAGACGCATATGAATACCATTCCTACCGGAAATCCGGCATCAGGATCCGGCGGAAGTGAAGGTAATGAAAATGATGCATATTTTGCAGATGCCGGAAGACTGATCATTGAGAAGGAAAAAGCATCTATCGGAATGCTCCAGCGAGCTTTTAAGATAGGATTTAACAGAGCTGCAAGAATCATGGATCAGTTATGTGAGGCAGGCGCCGTAGGACCGGAGGAAGGAACAAAACCTCGAAAAGTTCTGATGTCTTCGGAAGAATTTGAACAATATTTGAATGAGAAGAATGGATAAGAGATAGAATTCACAGTAGGAGGATGGCATAAGATGAGATGTAGGTATTGTGGTCAGAGAATACCTGAAGGGGAATTGTATTGCAGACATTGTGGAAAAGAGGTCCGCATTGTTCCGGACTACAACCCATTAGATGATATGCTTACAGCACAGATAAAAGGTGCAATAGACAGTGATGGCTATGAGGATGAGATGTATTATTCCCGGCCTTCACGTAACAGAGATGCAGCTGGAAGATCTACAACCGGCAGCCGTAGAGGAAATGAAAGACGCAGTACAGGTGTGGCAAGAAATAATACAAGAAACAGAAGCAGACAGATGAATGAGGATGAACGCAGACGCCGTAACCGTGAGCGTGCAAGACAAAAAGCACTTCGCAAAAAAAAGAAAAAGCGTGCACTGCTTCTTGCATTGTCCCTGTTACTTATCATAGGAATTGTTGGAATATTTGCTTATATGACATCATATATCGGTGCGGTCAACAAGGGAAATAAAGCACTCGAAAGAAATGATTATACAGAGGCAGAAGACTGCTTCAGAAATGCCATGGCAAAAGATGACACCAGACCGGAAGCATACACAGGCCTTTCAAAAGTTTATCAGGCACAGGATAATACAGAAAAAGCAGAGCGTCTGTTCTCGGATGCACTGAAAAAACAGGAAGATAATATCGAATTATATCGTGCGTGCATCAAATTCTATATCCGTTCTGAGCAGAACGAGAAGATTCCGGAGCTTCTGGATAATGCGACTTCGACGATCACAGATGAATTACCGGAATATGTAGTGAAGACTCCGAAATTCAGTCTGGATGACGGTGAGGATTATGATGATGTTCAGCAGTTAAAACTGACGGCAGAATCGGGAAATAAGATATATTATACGAAGAACAAGAAGAAGCCAACCACAGGCAGCCATAAGTACAATAGTCCGATTCAGATTGAAGAGGGAAACACAACGATCTATGCAATAGCAGTAAATAAGGCGGGCATTCCAAGCCTTCCGGTGAAAAAATCATATACCGTTGAACTTCCGATCGAAGATGCGCCGGCAGTGTCCCCATCAACCGGACAGTATAGCACTGCTCAGGAGATTGAGATTAAAGTACCGGATGGATATACGGCGTATTATACGACAGATAAATCAGAACCGACGACTTCTTCTACGAAGTACACCGGACCGGTAGAGATGCCGGAAGGAGAGACCATCTTTAAGGCAGTATTGGTCAATGCCAAGGGAAGAGTGAGCGGAATTACGACCAGAAATTATGTATTGAATTAAGATCAATATGCCACCGGGAGTTGTTGATTTCAATTTATTGAATGAAGTTTTGAGCTGGTGTCACCAGAATTGATAGAACTTTTGAAGTATATGGAACATAGTACGGATGAAGTGTCAGAAGTATGTAAAAGTGAACGAATTCAAAAGATACATAGACGGATTTGTCAGATCAAAGCAAGTGAAAAGACAGAAGTGAAATATATGCAGTCGTGGGAAGAAAAGATACTTATAAAACAGGAAGGTATTGCAGAAGGAAGATTAGAAGAGAAGCAAGAATTTATGAAAAAGTTGTCTAATAAATTCTCAATCGAACAAATTGCAGAAATGCTGGAAATTGATATTTCTGAAGTAGAAAATATAATAAAAGAACTTGCAAAATAATAAAAGCGATCAGATATATTCCGGAAGATATGTCTGATCGTTTTTATCGTTATGCGTTCAAAAGATGCTTCCGATTTCAGGTTCTGTAGACGTCAAAGTATGCAAGAGAAGTATAAGTCGAATTGTGTAATGTTTTTAACAAACTTCAAATGCGTAAAAGAAAAATTAATACTGTGATCGGTTCTGCATATTTTGAATTTTTGTAAAAAGTACATACAAATAAATGAATTTCAACTGGGGAAGTAGAAAAAAACACAAATTTAACATTTCAAACACTTGAAAAATAAATTCCTTAGTAGTACAACTATGTTAAAAGATTAACGATGCTTTGTTGATAAAAAATATTATCAAGTTATACAATGCATCAATACATAATAAAAGGAGCGTGTTTGATATGGCAAGATTTACACTGCCAAGAGTTGTTTCAGGCTTCTTTTTTTAGCTATTAAAGATTATTAAAGAGTATTAAAAAGCCTTATTTAATCACATTTTTGGGAAGGATTGATAAAGAATAATAAAGATCAATAAGGTTGCAAATCTGGATTTTTGTTGCAAAAGTGTTGTAGATGTCTTCAAAAAATATTTGAAACAACAGTTAGAATCAAATTCAATAAAATGACATGAGAGTAAAATCTTGTGTCTTTTTTAGTATTTAACTATAAGTATATGAACCAAAAAAGGAAATACACAATAGATACAATTAAGAAATAAGATCAGAAGTCTTTTACACCAGAAAATAGATTTACAAGAAAAATAATCTATTATTGAACCGAAAAATTTGGGTGAATTGGATTATTATCATATAATAGTATATAAAGATTGAAAAAGGACATAATTATGGTATAATTAAACCATAAAAGGAGGTGCTGATTATGCCACAAATAATTCCTATAAAAGAATTGAAAAATACTTCTGAAATTTCTGAGATGTGTCATAGGACAGAGGAACCTATCTATATTACAAAAAATGGATATGGAGATATGGTTATCATGAGTATGGAGAATTATGAATCGACAATGAAACAGCTTGCAATGTATCGCGATATTGAAATATCTGAAAGGCAGATCGAAACAGGGCAGGTAAAAGATGCAAGAAAGGCACTGGGTGAAATGAGGGCAAAGTATGGTTTATAAATTAAATGTTACAGATCATGCAGACGAATTACTTGATAATCTTGTGTATCATTTGATTTACCGCCTGAAAAACAAAGAAGCTGCAAAACATTTGTTAGATGGTGTAGAAAGTATTTATGACCGATTGGTGGAGAATCCATACCAATTTCCGAAAAGTCGGGATATGTATTTGGCAAAAAAAGGATATTATGAGGCGGTTATTCCACAAATGAATTATATCGTGATATTTGATGTAAGAAAAGATATTGTAAATATAGTTGGTATTTTTCATCAATTAGAGAATTATCTAAGCAAATTGTAATATAAGAAAATGATGTATTATATTAAAGAGCAATTGACATAAATTTGTATGAAGTTTATTGTAATAATACCAACAGGCAACTTGAGTGTCTGTTAAGCGAAGAAGTAAGGTGTTGTGCCGGAGGATTAATGCCTTGCAAGTTTTATAAGGGTTTGGCATTTATCACAATCTGGCTAGAGAATGCAGACTCTCAAAAGAAAATGCCAGAGGCTCTGTTTTATACAGGGTCTTTCTTTTTGACTAAATTGCATGAAAGCAATTCGCGAGGGCTTGCCCAGTAGGAAAAGAGAGAAACTGATCATAATCTTTGATAAAAAAGTCAGGTTGATTATATTTAATCTTCCTGACTTTTCTACATACATATAATTAGGTATTACTATAGCTCATTTAAAACGTACTCTCGTGGCAGATTCCTCTTCGCACCGACAATATAAAGAATTGCCGGCATATAACAGGAGAAAAAGATAATAACCTGCATAAGAAGCGGAAGCTTATAATTAAAATGTCCTACAGACGCTCCAGCATTAAAAATCATATAAAGAGTAACTACGATATCGAAGATAACTGCAGTTACCAACAAAATCTTCCCATTATTCACGAGCTGTGCAGATTTTTCGGTTGCGCCACAATTGCGTTCGGCGATATTTCCAAATGATAAAGATAGCCAAAAGAAAGTAAGACCAATTGCCGCAACAAATAATACAAGTAATCCGGTTTGTGCAAGTTCAGACGGAATTATAATTGTATAAAATAATGCAAGTAATAGGATTAGTGAAAAAAGTGCTGTTCCAAGAATTCCTGTTAATTGATAATAAATTCCGGCACCTTTTAACAGATAGCGACCACCCGGAGCCTTGCTGCCACCGATAGAGTAAAGCAATTCATCACAAAATTCAGTTGGGGTCATGTCCAAAACATCTTCAAAATCTTCTCCACGTTTTTCAGCTTCAAGAGCCATTCCGGTAAGATCCCGTTCAAGTTGCTTAATTTCAGAATCTGATAAAGGAAATGTACGAATATGGCGTATCATTTGCCGTATGATTCTTTGATCTTTTTTATTTAACATGATTTTATACCTCCGTATCAAATATCTGGTTTACAGATTGGGATATCTGCTTCCAGTTTGTTTTAAATTCGTTCAAATATTCTACTCCATCTGGTGTAATGGAATAATATTTCCTACTTGGACCCAGTGGAGAAGGGCGCATCTCAGAGGTAATAATTCCTTTTTTTTCAAGACGGACTAATAATGGATAAATAGTTCCTTCTTTTATATCTTTAAATCCATACCCCAGAAGAGTTGTAACAATTTCATAACCATAAGATGTACTTTTTGATAGTATTTTTAAAATACATCCTTCTAATGTTCCACGCATTAATTGAGATTTATCATACATTGCATCACCTGATATTTTCTAATCTATTTATCAATATTATAACATAGCCAGAAAACATGACAATAGATAAGTAATCGAATTGACAATAACTACTATGTGGTGTAAAGTAGAACTATACTATTATGCGGAGCAAAGTAGCTAGTTGCAGATTACAAAATGAAGAGGGGAATGAAGATGTTAACAAAAATAATCTATAAAAATTTTCGAAGTAATTTAAAGAATTATATTTTGTTTTTCTTGAGTAATATTGTTGCAATTATGGAGCTATTCGTATTTCGTGGATTAAAAGAGATTGTATTGCAAATTGTAAAAGATACCGAAACAGCATTTCTTTTTAGAATTGACTTTACTATGGCTTTAGGAATGATTTCTGTTATTACCATAATGTTGATGGCGTATGCTATGATTTATTATTTAAAATCAAGAATAAGAGATTATGGATTATTTATTATGATGGGAATGCACAAACGAGAGGTATTTAGTTTGATGTTGATAGAATATGTTCTTGGCTGGGTATTCTCATCAATACTAGGACTTATTCTTGGAACTGGTATATTGTATGGCATTCAGTTTTTATTACACAAAATTGCACCTTTATATTTTGTACGAATAGTAACGGCAAATTTGAATATATATGTGTATTCAATAAAATTTAGTATCGGAATTATGATTTTTACGTTTTTTGCTGTCATAGTATGGATTGAAAATCATAATCTGAGTTCACTGATACAAGCTGAAGAAAAGATTCAGAAATGTCCGCAAAAAGGATATTGGACAATTGCAGTTATTATAGGAATTATATTGAGTGTAATTGCCTGGTTTATGTTTCCAAGCTATGAAGAAGTGCATTATGATGCATATTTTATATGGATAATTGGTGGATTTTTAATTTTAACTTTTGGCATGGGTGTATTACTGGAAGAAATAAAAAAACACGAACAATTTTTTTACTTGAAAAATGTATTACAAATAAATCAATTTAGCAGTAAATATCAAAATAACCTAATGCTGTTATTAATGTTTTTTGTTATTCATTTTTTTGCACTTACATATATAAGCACAGAAATTTCTTCATTATTACCAATAGAACACTATAAAGCGAAAAATTATCCATATGATATGTTGTGGATGGCAAGCACAAGTGAACAGAAGTATATAGATTCTCTGGCTGCTAAAACGAAAATAACAGAAATTCCAATGATGAGGGTTACTTCCGTTAGTCGCGATCAGCAAATCGGTATTTCAGAAAGTTATTACAATAAATTGACTGGAAAGACATTACATTTAAAAAATAAACAAATAGTAGTAGCAATGCAAGATCAAAATCATCCCAATAGAATCGTAAAGGATCGAACATTTCAAGAAAATTATAGAATTATGTATACAGGAAGATATTCAGATGATAAAAGTGAAGAACTCCATTCAATTGTAGTAAAAGGGAAAAGAAATGAAAATTCCGCTCAATCCAAACGCCATCTATATAAAATCAAGAAAATGTATACAGAAAATGTGATTGGACAATATACAACAAACAGATGGTCAGAATCCTTGATTATATTCTCTGATAAATATTTTGAGAAAGAATATAAAAGAATAGAACAGACAAAAAATGAACCGTCTAAATTGATTTTAATTAAATTTAATCAGGAAAATAAACGTAATCTCTGGAAAGAAATAAGAACTTATTCCACAAAACATGGAACAAAAATTATTAATGATGGAAATGAACAAAACATTATATATTACACAGAATCTTTTGTAAAAACACAGCAAACATTATTGATGTTTCGTTTATTAAGCAAGGTGTTTATTTTAACAGCATTATTTTTAAATTCGATTTTTATTATGGAAATAAAGGTTGAATCAGAAATCCCATCCTATAAAAAGAAACAGGAATTTTTACGTTGTATGGGAATGCAAAAAAAAGAACGTAAAGCTCTTTATCTCTTGGAAATGCAAAGTGTCGGAATGATTTCATTAGCAGCCGGTATTTTTATGTCCGTCATACATTTTATTGCATGTTTATTACGAATGGAAAAAGCAGGGGAAGTTAATAAATGGAATTTTACAAAGTATTGGCTGGTTGCCTGCTTAGGATATATTGCATTAGAGTTGCTTGTGCAAAGAGGTTTTGCACTATATATTACACGTAAAATTGAAGGAGGATTAAAAGATGAGGAGAAATGTATTAGAAGTTAAAGATTTGGTAAGAAACTATAGAAAATCTGTAATAAAAGAAAGCGAAGAAGATGTAAAGGTTTTAAAAGGAATCAGCTTTCAAGTTGCAGAAGGTGAATTTGTTGGAATCATGGGAAAATCCGGATGTGGTAAGACAACGTTGCTTAAGACACTCGGAATGATTGATAAACCGACGGATGGAACGATTAAATTTATGGGAGAAGATACCAGTGAACTATATGGGGATAAACTTGCGGATATCCGGAACAGTAAGATAGGATTTATTTTTCAGGACTTTTATCTGATGGACAGCCTCTCAGTGGAAGAGAATATCATGCTGCCGATGATCATAAGCAAACAGAATATTA from Dorea longicatena harbors:
- a CDS encoding FtsX-like permease family protein, which encodes MLTKIIYKNFRSNLKNYILFFLSNIVAIMELFVFRGLKEIVLQIVKDTETAFLFRIDFTMALGMISVITIMLMAYAMIYYLKSRIRDYGLFIMMGMHKREVFSLMLIEYVLGWVFSSILGLILGTGILYGIQFLLHKIAPLYFVRIVTANLNIYVYSIKFSIGIMIFTFFAVIVWIENHNLSSLIQAEEKIQKCPQKGYWTIAVIIGIILSVIAWFMFPSYEEVHYDAYFIWIIGGFLILTFGMGVLLEEIKKHEQFFYLKNVLQINQFSSKYQNNLMLLLMFFVIHFFALTYISTEISSLLPIEHYKAKNYPYDMLWMASTSEQKYIDSLAAKTKITEIPMMRVTSVSRDQQIGISESYYNKLTGKTLHLKNKQIVVAMQDQNHPNRIVKDRTFQENYRIMYTGRYSDDKSEELHSIVVKGKRNENSAQSKRHLYKIKKMYTENVIGQYTTNRWSESLIIFSDKYFEKEYKRIEQTKNEPSKLILIKFNQENKRNLWKEIRTYSTKHGTKIINDGNEQNIIYYTESFVKTQQTLLMFRLLSKVFILTALFLNSIFIMEIKVESEIPSYKKKQEFLRCMGMQKKERKALYLLEMQSVGMISLAAGIFMSVIHFIACLLRMEKAGEVNKWNFTKYWLVACLGYIALELLVQRGFALYITRKIEGGLKDEEKCIRS
- a CDS encoding chitobiase/beta-hexosaminidase C-terminal domain-containing protein → MRCRYCGQRIPEGELYCRHCGKEVRIVPDYNPLDDMLTAQIKGAIDSDGYEDEMYYSRPSRNRDAAGRSTTGSRRGNERRSTGVARNNTRNRSRQMNEDERRRRNRERARQKALRKKKKKRALLLALSLLLIIGIVGIFAYMTSYIGAVNKGNKALERNDYTEAEDCFRNAMAKDDTRPEAYTGLSKVYQAQDNTEKAERLFSDALKKQEDNIELYRACIKFYIRSEQNEKIPELLDNATSTITDELPEYVVKTPKFSLDDGEDYDDVQQLKLTAESGNKIYYTKNKKKPTTGSHKYNSPIQIEEGNTTIYAIAVNKAGIPSLPVKKSYTVELPIEDAPAVSPSTGQYSTAQEIEIKVPDGYTAYYTTDKSEPTTSSTKYTGPVEMPEGETIFKAVLVNAKGRVSGITTRNYVLN
- a CDS encoding PadR family transcriptional regulator; amino-acid sequence: MYDKSQLMRGTLEGCILKILSKSTSYGYEIVTTLLGYGFKDIKEGTIYPLLVRLEKKGIITSEMRPSPLGPSRKYYSITPDGVEYLNEFKTNWKQISQSVNQIFDTEV
- a CDS encoding FtsK/SpoIIIE family DNA translocase translates to MTAKSTKSKTNRKKTGTTSKKSTSNKKTTKKNTKKTTRSTRTAKSGNSFLMDEILIWITLAVSIILLISNFGVAGFLGDAVSGVLWEIFGAVAYIIPFVLFGLVSFQVSNKGNRYAYMKTVIAVLLLFLAEILLQLVDELGGKIGKGLASVLTPAIGVAGTYVVTVILMIICLVIITGKSALKGVKAGSDKAYARAKEDAKRHKEHAEVRKRKRMEQREQREKERAAAAADSGMHRRRDKHVEGVSFDTSIAKKSPEVRELPIDPKTAKGPEKPEFIIHRADPEPADYGKEDMTNEPEKKTPESENDPKTQEKPARRKNPKMGAAGMADEVADVAASVAADSLKPKKEYQYPPLSLLQRGKRGGGESDAHLRETAMKLQQTLENFGVKVTITNVSCGPSVTRYELQPEMGVKVSKIVGLADDIKLNLAAADIRIEAPIPGKAAVGIEVPNKENSAVMLRDLLESPEFKNSSSKISFAVGKDIGGKTVVADIAKMPHVLIAGATGSGKSVCINTLIMSVLYKADPNEVKLIMIDPKVVELSVYNGIPHLLIPVVTDPKKAAGALNWAVGEMSRRYQAFAKYNVRDMKGYNEKIKSLGVQTEEGDKLELMPQIIIIVDELADLMMVAPGDVEEAICRLAQLARAAGIHLVLATQRPSVNVITGLIKANMPSRIAFSVSSGVDSRTIIDMNGAEKLLGKGDMLFYPSGYQKPARVQGSFVTDKEVQQVVEYLREHNGDVTYNQDIETHMNTIPTGNPASGSGGSEGNENDAYFADAGRLIIEKEKASIGMLQRAFKIGFNRAARIMDQLCEAGAVGPEEGTKPRKVLMSSEEFEQYLNEKNG
- a CDS encoding type II toxin-antitoxin system Phd/YefM family antitoxin: MPQIIPIKELKNTSEISEMCHRTEEPIYITKNGYGDMVIMSMENYESTMKQLAMYRDIEISERQIETGQVKDARKALGEMRAKYGL
- a CDS encoding type II toxin-antitoxin system RelE/ParE family toxin — translated: MVYKLNVTDHADELLDNLVYHLIYRLKNKEAAKHLLDGVESIYDRLVENPYQFPKSRDMYLAKKGYYEAVIPQMNYIVIFDVRKDIVNIVGIFHQLENYLSKL